In the genome of Fusarium fujikuroi IMI 58289 draft genome, chromosome FFUJ_chr02, one region contains:
- a CDS encoding probable transcription factor Pig1p, with the protein MSAPATTKRRLSSPQQNPFQCSYCQRSFGRVDHLTRHIRSHAQDKPFRCHICDKAFGRQDILKRHVLGHNGSESGAKRYKRMSNAAPRVAQACKACAGSKLKCDEDPSCRRCVAKGITCERDTRFTEIGEKTSPDTSIQSTIDQELFIPVLEPSQLSLSEDDFSKFLKGVMTPVEGQESRPIEQADLASIHHHMYDPLLSHGPLDFRFDGDTRFDDVAMDLWDLPCSPSFYYNGILLEPKASAALNLQIQTPNPANNSRPAVLGHVAYKESALGMWEPSQNDHLNSNIKALSVLGDSPQDAIQLNGLEVCSQRFKPLSVGLRDQLLLITLNACKPESKLAIIRAFPHSEILSKLIESFFSHHRVQIDSWIHSPSFEPNQQGAELILTIVNMGTMFADSKILHSLGFALHEVARLSLPAMFEKANSMTRELWALQAFVLDIEMGLWSGIKRKMEIAESQRQIPYTMLRRSRRFGKAYTAADPPLPEDTGEILQSKWLAWIEQENYNRLIYHCFIQDTQVSIAMLTCPLISFSELKTPLPESSDLWLAKDAEAWKAIYLREQRQHTRVALYDYFRNAADIDSSYDVPFCQLVILSGIWGMVWQCLQTIAVLNKPTHSDPALTLRQQEIIQILHRFRVNMMGDEATWQDGPVTMMYHLVYMHLHIPFEEVELFAGKGHQSDARHALSVLLDWTNSPESRKAIWYAGQIIRAAEMFDPGRLRGFYTIALYQANLALWAYAVVSQVKGANKNDPILNHEEMVCLNGPESPLVQRFISRGVPSVAIIQPCAPQHGSSPIRLMDREAVVNYVVGILSANFSHVDAVPPLVENLEQLLDKLGRAEIDV; encoded by the exons ATGAGCGCCCCGGCCACGACAAAGAGACGCCTGTCGTCTCCTCAACAGAACCCTTTCCAATGCTCCTACTGCCAACGGTCCTTCGGGCGCGTGGACCACTTGACCCGTCATATTCGATCTC ATGCGCAAGATAAGCCGTTTCGCTGTCATATTTGTGACAAAGCCTTTGGGCGCCA AGATATCCTCAAACGTCATGTGCTTGGACATAATGGCTCAGAGTCTGGTGCGAAGCGATACAAGCGCATGTCCAATGCTGCGCCCCGTGTTGCTCAGGCCTGTAAAGCTTGTGCGGGATCCAAGCTCAAGTGCGATGAGGATCCGTCCTGCAGACGCTGCGTGGCCAAGGGAATCACCTGCGAGAGAGATACGCGGTTTACAGAGATAGGAGAAAAGACGTCACCAGACACTAGCATTCAGTCTACCATAG ATCAAGAACTATTCATACCCGTGCTCGAACCGAGCCAGCTAAGCTTATCAGAAGAcgacttctccaagttcCTGAAAGGGGTCATGACTCCCGTAGAGGGACAGGAGAGCCGTCCGATAGAACAAGCCGACCTGGCTAGCATTCACCACCACATGTACGATCCGCTTCTCTCTCACGGTCCCCTGGACTTCCGTTTCGATGGGGATACGCGGTTCGACGATGTTGCCATGGATCTCTGGGACTTGCCCTGCAGTCCATCCTTTTATTACAACGGGATTCTGCTGGAGCCAAAAGCATCCGCAGCACTCAATCTTCAGATTCAAACGCCGAATCCAGCCAATAACTCACGCCCAGCTGTCTTGGGTCATGTCGCGTATAAGGAATCAGCCCTTGGAATGTGGGAACCTTCGCAGAATGACCACCTCAACTCCAACATCAAAGCCCTGTCTGTTCTTGGTGACAGTCCCCAGGATGCCATTCAGCTCAACGGCTTGGAGGTATGCAGTCAGCGGTTCAAACCACTATCTGTTGGTCTTAGAGATCAGTTGCTGCTAATAACCTTAAACGCCTGTAAACCCGAAAGCAAACTCGCCATCATCAGAGCATTCCCTCACTCCGAAATACTGTCCAAGCTGATcgaaagcttcttctctcacCATCGTGTCCAGATCGACTCGTGGATACATAGCCCTTCATTCGAGCCAAACCAACAGGGCGCAGAGCTTATTCTCACTATCGTCAACATGGGCACCATGTTTGCCGACTCCAAGATCTTGCATTCTCTTGGCTTTGCTCTCCACGAGGTGGCTCGTTTGTCACTGCCTGCAATGTTTGAAAAGGCGAATTCTATGACTAGAGAACTCTGGGCTCTTCAAGCATTTGTTCTGGATATTGAGATGGGCTTGTGGAGTGGTATCAAAAGAAAAATGGAGATTGCAGAAAGCCAGCGCCAGATACCTTACACA ATGTTACGGCGCAGTAGAAGATTTGGCAAAGCCTATACTGCCGCCGATCCTCCTTTGCCAGAGGATACAGGCGAAATCTTACAGAGCAAGTGGCTTGCTTGGATTGAGCAAGAGAATTACAACAGACTCATCTATCACTGCTTTATTCAAGATACTCAAGTCAGCATCGCTATGTTGACATGTCCCTTGATATCATTCTCGGAGCTTAAGACGCCTCTGCCAGAGTCAAGTGATCTATGGCTTGCTAAAGATGCAGAGGCATGGAAAGCCATATACTTGAGGGAACAGCGCCAACACACAAGGGTTGCGCTATACGATTACTTCCGAAACGCTGCAGACATTGACAGCAGCTATGACGTTCCGTTTTGTCAGCTTGTCATTCTTTCCGGTATCTGGGGAATGGTCTGGCAATGTCTACAAACCATTGCCGTGCTAAACAAGCCGACACATTCAGACCCAGCATTGACTCTTCGGCAGCAAGAAATCATCCAGATACTGCATCGATTCCGCGTCAACATGATGGGCGATGAGGCAACCTGGCAGGATGGTCCGGTAACCATGATGTATCATCTCGTCTATATGCACTTGCACATTCCTTTTGAGGAAGTTGAGCTGTTTGCGGGCAAGGGACACCAGAGTGATGCCCGGCACGCTCTGTCTGTACTTCTAGACTGGACCAACAGCCCAGAGTCACGGAAAGCAATATGGTACGCCGGCCAGATCATAAGAGCAGCAGAGATGTTCGACCCTGGCCGGCTCCGGGGCTTTTACACTATTGCTTTATATCAAGCGAACCTTGCCCTCTGGGCCTATGCGGTGGTGTCACAAGTCAAGGGAGCAAATAAGAATGATCCGATTCTTAACCACGAGGAGATGGTCTGTTTGAACGGGCCGGAATCTCCACTCGTTCAGAGGTTTATTAGCCGAGGGGTGCCTTCGGTTGCAATCATTCAACCATGTGCACCTCAGCACGGTAGTTCCCCCATCCGATTGATGGACCGGGAGGCGGTCGTGAACTATGTTGTTGGTATTCTGAGTGCCAATTTCTCGCACGTCGACGCTGTGCCGCCTTTGGTCGAGAACCTTGAACAGCTTCTAGACAAGCTGGGCCGAGCCGAAATCGACGTATAG
- a CDS encoding related to 3-oxoacyl-[acyl-carrier-protein] reductase, which translates to MSTQEPLAGKVAIVSGSDSGIGFAIAHELASRGAHVAINYPFSSQADNANNKAASLPTKCIAVCADMGTTQGPKTLVDATIQEFGRLDIVVNNVAIAVNKPLEEQTLEDWDLLVNVNGRSTFILTQSSLPHLTRGSGRIVNICSASSRGSPPLQTIYAGTKGMVDSFTKCWAKELPPKYGCTVNAVSPGPTKTEGFLAAGEEAMRILQPTIDATPAGKRMGTPEEIAFAVGFLCDERASWVNGVHLHVNGGLHID; encoded by the coding sequence ATGTCGACGCAAGAGCCCCTTGCTGGCAAAGTAGCCATTGTCTCAGGAAGCGACAGCGGCATAGGTTTTGCCATTGCTCATGAGCTTGCGTCTCGCGGTGCACATGTCGCCATCAATTACCCATTCTCTTCTCAAGCAGACAATGCCAACAATAAGGCAGCATCCCTGCCAACTAAATGCATCGCTGTTTGCGCCGATATGGGTACAACCCAAGGCCCCAAGACGCTGGTAGACGCAACCATTCAAGAATTTGGCCGACTAGACATAGTTGTCAACAACGTGGCGATAGCAGTCAACAAACCTCTTGAGGAGCAGACCCTGGAAGACTGGGATCTGTTGGTCAATGTCAATGGGCGCAGCACCTTCATTCTTACTCAGAGTAGCCTCCCGCACCTAACGCGAGGAAGTGGACGAATAGTCAACATCTGTTCCGCTAGCTCACGAGGTTCTCCTCCCTTGCAGACCATCTATGCCGGGACCAAGGGCATGGTTGATTCCTTCACTAAATGCTGGGCAAAGGAGCTTCCTCCCAAGTACGGGTGCACGGTAAATGCCGTGTCTCCAGGTCCTACCAAGACTGAGGGCTTCCTGGCTGCTGGTGAGGAGGCCATGCGGATCTTGCAGCCTACAATCGATGCTACGCCCGCAGGAAAGCGGATGGGTACACCAGAAGAGATTGCGTTTGCTGTGGGATTTTTATGTGATGAGCGGGCGAGCTGGGTCAACGGTGTACACTTGCATGTGAACGGAGGACTTCACATCGATTAG
- a CDS encoding related to HOL1 protein (member of major facilitator superfamily), which yields MSIDIRKTDTGTADGRNDMLGGLRLRNEETNEIILIPTPTNDPNDPLNWSKPYRFYIAVLVSCAIFFSNFLAAGPSVAIVSTTESFFGPPGPDFSAQVSKIAYFFTTTALLQGMGNLIWMPFVAKFGRRPTYVTSFILYTAVAAWAGGATTYGSALAARILMGFASGVAECLAPLTISDLFFLHERGAAMAIYTTALSAGVGAGIIVAGLITINLSWRYIYWVSVALIGVCTILIIFTFPETVYNRQEVTEGTHTHIVTNRKDQDEDIEKVQFDEASASGHVSNAPAQKRTFWQNMSLYSGTHTKESLLKLFFRPVVLLTLPPVLWATLVMSVTIGFLVAISSNFAVAFSATYGFKPWQSGLCFISCPIGAGVGAFFGGHFSDKVADRLTRKNGGIREPEMRLPAILISLVVAPLSLVLYGVGIDRNWHWIVPTLGLGLLNMAIVQATNVSLVYTIDSYRPVAGELAVTQLAFKSAFGFLLSFYTNPWIDKSGYANAFGAMAGISGAVILCWVPIYIWGRRIRHATWSWGYIEKFVHWNVDREVGE from the exons atgtctATCGATATTCGCAAGACCGACACGGGCACGGCTGATGGCCGTAACGACATGCTGGGAGGTCTGCGCCTCCGCAATGAAGAGACCAACGAGATAATTCTCATACCAACCCCAACGAATGATCCCAATGATCCACTCAACTG GTCCAAGCCATACCGCTTCTACATTGCCGTCCTCGTCTCGTGCGCCATTTTCTTCAGCAACTTCCTGGCGGCTGGACCGTCTGTCGCCATCGTCAGTACCACCGAGTCCTTCTTTGGTCCACCTGGTCCCGATTTCAGTGCCCAGGTTTCCAAGATCGCCTATTTCTTCACCACCACTGCTCTTCTCCAGGGCATGGGAAACCTGATATGGATGCCCTTCGTTGCAAAGTTCGGCCGTCGACCTACCTATGTTACGTCCTTTATACTCTATACAGCCGTCGCTGCTTGGGCTGGTGGTGCTACTACATACGGCAGTGCTTTGGCTGCGCGTATCCTCATGGGCTTCGCCTCGGGCGTCGCTGAGTGTCTCGCCCCTTTGACTATCTCggacttgttcttcttgcacGAGAGAGGTGCCGCCATGGC tatatataccaCTGCACTATCCGCTGGTGTAGGTGCTGGAATCATTGTTGCTGGACTCATTACCATCAATCTGAGCTGGCGGTATATCTACTGGGTATCGGTGGCCTTGATTGGAGTGTGtaccattctcatcatcttcacattCCCTGAGACCGTCTACAACCGTCAGGAGGTTACAGAAGGAACGCATACGCATATCGTAACCAATCGCAAGGATCaggatgaggatattgagaaggTTCAGTTTGATGAAGCCTCAGCATCTGGGCACGTATCTAATGCGCCAGCCCAAAAGCGCACATTTTGGCAAAATATGTCCCTGTACAGCGGTACACACACGAAAGAGTCCTTGCTCAAGCTGTTCTTCCGACCAGTTGTCCTCCTCACCCTCCCTCCTGTGCTTTGGGCTACCCTCGTCATGTCTGTTACCATCGGCTTCCTCGTTGCCATCAGCTCCAACTTTGCTGTAGCTTTTAGCGCCACGTATGGCTTCAAGCCGTGGCAATCCGGCTTATGCTTCATCTCGTGTCCCATAGGGGCTGGTGTCGGGGCATTCTTTGGGGGTCACTTTAGTGATAAGGTGGCGGATCGGCTCACTCGGAAGAATGGTGGTATTCGAGAGCCAGAGATGCGACTCCCTGCTATTCTCATCTCGCTTGTGGTCGCGCCGCTGTCACTGGTTCTATATGGTGTAGGCATCGACCGCAACTGGCACTGGATTGTTCCTACCCTTGGTCTGGGTCTCT TGAACATGGCAATCGTTCAAGCTACCAACGTTAGCTTGGTCTACACAATTGACAGCTACCGTCCCGTTGCAGGAGAGTTAGCAGTCACGCAGCTGGCGTTCAAGT CTGCTTTCGGTTTTCTCCTCTCTTTCTACACGAATCCATGGATTGATAAGAGTGGATATGCAAATGCATTTGGTGCTATGGCTGGAATCTCAGGGGCTGTTATTCTGTGCTGGGTGCCTATCTATATTTGGGGTCGAAGGATTCGCCATGCTACATGGAGCTGGGGCTACATTGAGAAATTTGTTCACTGGAATGTGGATCGTGAGGTGGGCGAGTAG
- a CDS encoding related to 6-hydroxy-D-nicotine oxidase, translated as MTQIDALAQAKSQLPPSFPIIWRGDVSWERARVGRVFNHRRPSSQPLAVVEATREDHIVEAVRLARTLGARVSVRSGGHSWAAWSVREGAILIDLGKYHEFLLDDTTGVLQASPSMTGRMVNKLLGLRGRMFPGGHCPEVALGGFLLQGGMGWNCKNWGFACERLVALDVVTADGEKRHCDKTTNAELYWAARGSGPGFPAVVTRFYLQTIPAFNQMRSSVYIYEKKDYEAAFSWVLKLAPTFDEGTEIVAVGRHFPGREGEHILISFVTFKNSDEEARSALQPAQDSAPPGHVISWFCQPTSMAEQYDDQHSANPEGHRYAVDNSYIRNDADVVSVLKESFTSLPTEKSFTLWYAMAPGSRRSTEDGTLEDMALSMQTDHYFAAYVVWEDQSEDPKCQSWLTHIFDKINRDSEGSYLGDADFQKRSTAFWGRDQGKRLMNIRKKWDPQGIVAGYLNKGDRNGVEGLENVHKL; from the exons ATGACGCAAATCGATGCTCTTGCGCAGGCGAAATCTCAACTGCCTCCTTCATTTCCCATCATCTGGCGAGGTGATGTGAGTTGGGAACGGGCCAGGGTAGGCCGCGTCTTCAACCACCGCCGACCATCCAGCCAGCCTCTTGCCGTCGTCGAGGCCACCAGGGAGGATCATATCGTAGAGGCTGTGCGGCTCGCACGCACTCTGGGAGCCCGGGTCTCAGTACGCTCTGGTGGTCACAGTTGGGCAGCCTGGAGTGTACGAGAGGGTGCCATTCTTATCGACCTGGGCAAGTACCACGAGTTCCTTCTAGACGACACTACCGGAGTGCTGCAAGCATCACCTAGCATGACTGGAAGAATGGTCAATAAGCTCCTGGGCTTACGTGGCCGCATGTTCCCTGGTGGCCATTGCCCAGAGGTTGCTCTTGGAGGATTTCTTCTGCAAGGAGGGATGGGGTGGAATTGTAAG AACTGGGGCTTTGCTTGCGAAAGATTGGTGGCTCTCGACGTGGTGACGGCCGATGGGGAGAAGCGACACTGCGATAAAACAACCAACGCGGAATTATACTGGGCGGCACGTGGATCAGGTCCAG GATTCCCGGCTGTTGTTACCAGATTCTATCTACAAACAATTCCTGCCTTCAACCAAATGCGATCATCAGTCTACATATACGAAAAGAAAGACTATGAAGCGGCATTTTCTTGGGTTCTCAAG CTTGCTCCTACTTTTGATGAGGGTACTGAGATTGTGGCAGTTGGCCGACACTTTCCAGGCCGGGAAGGAGAACATATCTTGATCTCTTTTGTCACTTTTAAAAAtagtgatgaagaagcacGGTCCGCGCTGCAGCCGGCTCAGGACTCAGCACCACCAGGACACGTAATCTCGTGGTTTTGCCAGCCAACTTCCATGGCGGAGCAGTACGACGATCAGCATTCTGCCAACCCTGAGGGTCATAGATATGCAGTCGACAACTCTTATATCCGCAATGATGCAGACGTTGTCTCTGTCTTGAAAGAGTCCTTCACATCACTCCCCACAGAAAAGTCTTTCACCCTTTGGTACGCGATGGCTCCCGGCTCTCGACGCAGTACTGAGGATGGCACCTTGGAAGATATGGCACTCTCGATGCAGACCGATCATTACTTTGCGGCATATGTTGTTTGGGAAGATCAGTCCGAGGACCCTAAATGTCAATCCTGGCTTACCCATATCTTTGATAAGATCAACAGGGACTCGGAAGGATCGTATCTTGGAGATGCCGATTTTCAGAAGCGCTCGACTGCGTTCTGGGGACGGGACCAAGGCAAGAGACTCATGAATATCAGGAAGAAATGGGATCCACAAGGTATAGTGGCTGGCTATCTCAATAAGGGAGACCGAAATGGTGTGGAAGGTTTGGAAAATGTACATAAATTATGA
- a CDS encoding related to Cupin domain protein: MDNKTPADNARKDLRTIKRFVTTHTSEGTTTFSDALPEDAPFQTLPDNVDFALCYATDKFPVNLNDEADIETYRHYTENLPGITLPTGTVLRVVDIPPGAISPMHRTISLDYGVVLEGEIDLILDSGEKRVMKRGDISVQRGTNHAWKNRSEKSWARMLYVLQPATSLRVAGQELRDNSTHTIPGYEERE; the protein is encoded by the coding sequence ATGGACAACAAAACACCTGCCGACAACGCACGAAAGGATCTGAGAACGATCAAGCGGTTCGTCACAACGCACACTTCTGAAGGCACCACGACCTTTTCAGACGCCTTACCTGAGGACGCTCCCTTCCAAACCCTACCAGACAATGTCGACTTTGCCCTCTGCTACGCGACCGACAAATTCCCCGTCAACCTGAACGACGAAGCAGATATTGAAACATATCGACACTACACCGAAAACCTTCCAGGCATTACTCTGCCGACAGGCACAGTCCTTCGCGTCGTCGATATACCTCCTGGCGCTATATCGCCAATGCATCGCACAATCAGTTTGGACTATGGAGTCGTCTTGGAAGGGGAGATTGACCTGATCCTCGACTCTGGAGAGAAGCGAGTCATGAAGAGAGGCGATATCTCGGTTCAGCGGGGGACCAATCATGCGTGGAAGAACAGGAGCGAAAAGTCATGGGCGAGAATGCTCTATGTTTTGCAGCCGGCTACAAGTCTGAGAGTTGCCGGTCAAGAACTCCGCGATAACTCGACGCATACCATTCCTGGGTACGAGGAGAGGGAGTAA
- a CDS encoding related to salicylate 1-monooxygenase, with translation MESNGVSHAVTNGHTTTAKSDGLNIVIIGAGIGGLTAAIFLRRQGHRVTLLEQSRFANEVGAAMHLAPNANGILRRLGIFAETIGANVFERITEFNAANEVVRDADITEANKIWQHPWHLVHRVRLHQELKRLATSPEGSGTPAVLRTSSRVIDVDTETATVFLEDGSQVQGDLVVGADGVHSRSRSKVVGKDWKAYSSGKSAFRFLVPRKDVLDDPETAHFAQHNGQLIICYAADRRIVMYPCDDNKMFNFVCIHPREESDPGSKEDWNNETSMSVLLGVYKDFDPALLKLLSKASPESLKAWELLDMDVLPTWTDKRLTLLGDAAHPFLPHQGQGAGVAIEDAASLAVVLPPGTSPEEVPERLRLYQEFRYDRANRIQEFSRQAGKDKPDKDFDMMAYTNFNLGHDEWDNSTNRFRKWDWARKPHLYWRMPVSFGPFPGPRQTFTGEARNATNSTFTTASIKFKTSRTLLQNLFPSTSFRFKSPGTVAYASFSQTTLNKMEWLGGSGYRHIGLYIHGVQYVQKDGTVRDGTFLPILWESLTDPIVSGREELGMPKLYCSIDIWKRANSYRIQTGWQGVNFGSFTLEGLREVDSGSSKGTIGGEDDEGIFAYKYIPKVGDRGKADVEHATFVPHAEESKVVPSKVLRVFTADKASFEFDPHDWEALPTLHHVVSRLAEVPVYEILGAKVVEGVGIPDVSSARRID, from the exons ATGGAATCCAATGGCGTCTCTCATGCAGTCACCAATGGCCACACGACCACTGCCAAGTCCGATGGgctcaacatcgtcattATCGGGGCAGGCATAGGCGGACTCACTGCTGCCATCTTCCTCCGCAGACAGGGCCATCGAGTCACCTTGTTGGAACAATCCCGCTTTGCCAACGAGGTCGGAGCGGCGATGCACCTCGCACCTAACGCCAATGGAATCCTCCGCCGACTTGGTATCTTTGCAGAGACCATAGGCGCGAATGTCTTTGAACGG ATTACAGAGTTCAATGCGGCCAATGAAGTGGTCCGTGATGCCGATATCACAGAAGCAAACAAAATCTGGCAGCATCCATGGCACTTGGTCCATCGCGTTCGGCTGCATCAGGAGCTCAAACGACTTGCAACATCACCGGAAGGATCTGGCACTCCCGCGGTTCTTCGAACGTCCAGCCGCGTTATTGATGTTGACACAGAAACAGCTACCGTCTTCTTGGAGGATGGCAGCCAAGTTCAGGGCGACTTGGTCGTTGGCGCTGATGGAGTTCAT TCTCGCTCCCGAAGCAAAGTCGTTGGAAAGGACTGGAAAGCATATAGTTCAGGCAAGAGTGCTTTCCGCTTCCTCGTTCCCCGTAAAGATGTTCTCGACGACCCGGAAACCGCCCATTTTGCACAACATAACGGGCAACTCATTATATGTTATGCCGCCGACAGACGCATTGTCATGTATCCATGTGATGACAACAAGATGTTTAACTTTGTCTGCATCCATCCGCGAGAGGAGAGCGACCCTGGAAGTAAAGAAG ACTGGAACAACGAGACGAGCATGTCGGTGTTGTTAGGTGTATACAAGGATTTCGATCCTGCTTTGTTGAAGCTCCTCAGCAAAGCCAGCCCAGAATCCCTCAAGGCATGGGAGCTGCTAGACATGGATGTTCTCCCAACATGGACCGACAAGAGACTGacccttcttggcgatgctgCTCATCCTTTTCTCCCTC ACCAGGGGCAGGGTGCAGGTGTTGCTATCGAAGATGCTGCTTCCCTCGCAGTTGTTCTACCACCAGGTACCTCCCCAGAAGAGGTCCCTGAGCGGCTACGTCTCTACCAAGAATTTCGTTACGACCGGGCAAACCGGATCCAAGAGTTCTCACGCCAGGCAGGAAAGGATAAACCGGATAAGGATTTTGACA TGATGGCGTATACCAACTTCAACTTGGGCCATGATGAATGGGACAATTCTACCAATCGTTTCAGGAAGTGGGACTGGGCTCGCAAGCCTCATCTCTACTGGAGAATGCCTGTGTCTTTTGGACCCTTCCCCGGTCCACGCCAGACCTTCACAGGCGAAGCTAGGAATGCTACCAACTCGACATTCACAACAGCCTccatcaagttcaagacCTCACGAACTCTTCTACAGAATCTCTTTCCTTCTACCTCTTTCCGATTCAAGAGTCCCGGAACAGTCGCATATGCTAGCTTCTCCCAAACCACACTCAATAAGATGGAGTGGCTTGGCGGCTCTGGGTATAGACATATTGGGCTGTACATCCATGGTGTGCAGTATGTACAAAAAGACGGCACCGTTCGTGATGGTACATTCTTGCCTATCTTGTGGGAAAGTCTCACAGATCCGATTGTTAGTGGCCGGGAAGAGCTCGGGATGCCAAAGCTGTATTGCTCCATCGACATTTGGAAGCGTGCAAACAGCTACAGAATCCAGACAGGATGGCAAGGCGTCAATTTTGGCTCATTCACCCTTGAAGGTCTTCGAGAGGTTGACAGTGGGAGCTCTAAGGGGACTATCGGaggcgaagacgatgaaggaATCTTTGCATACAAGTACATCCCCAAGGTGGGAGATCGTGGCAAGGCAGATGTGGAGCATGCTACCTTTGTGCCGCACGCAGAGGAGTCCAAGGTCGTTCCTAGTAAAGTTCTGAGGGTCTTCACTGCAGACAAGGCCAGCTTTGAGTTTGATCCTCATGATTGGGAAGCTCTGCCGACGCTACACCACGTCGTCTCGAGGCTGGCAGAAGTCCCCGTGTATGAGATTCTGGGTGCAAAGGTTGTTGAGGGTGTTGGTATCCCAGATGTCTCCAGTGCTCGAAGGATTGACTGA
- a CDS encoding HIS-3 histidine biosynthesis trifunctional protein: MARTHLKRPASAKSTSKATNGSLPDVPRIVKDVIDSVRREGDAAVQRYSEQFDKWSPSSFKLSKEDIDQVIARVPEQVIKDIKAVQSNVRKFAEAQLNSIKEFEIEMAPGVFLGQKNNPIDSVGAYIPGGRYPLLASAHMTILTAKVAGVRNVVACTPPAAGEIPLATVAAMHLAGADEIFILGGIQAVAAMAIGTETVPKVDFIAGPGNAFVAEAKRQLFGQIGIDLFAGPTEVLIVADETADPYMIATDLLSQAEHGPDTPAVLICTSAEVAESAIKYCDDQLASLKTAAVASVSWRDYGEVILADTVDEAYQIADEFASEHVQILTANPREALIKMQHYGALFLGPMTCVSFGDKCIGTNHVLPTKHAARYTGGLWVGKFLRTVTYQEVKSAQASGELGQLCGRAARVELFEGHARSGDIRAHRYIGDKFEWIKP; this comes from the exons ATGGCTCGAACACATCTCAAGCGCCCCGCCTCGGCCAAATCGACGAGTAAAGCCACCAATGGTTCACTGCCTGATGTCCCCAGGATAGTCAAGGATGTAATTGATAGCGTCCGGCGAGAAGGTGATGCTGCTGTACAGCGTTACAGCGAGCAATTCGACAAATGGTCTCCTTCCAGTTTCAAGCTGTCTAAGGAGGACATTGACCAAGTCATTGCTCGAGTCCCGGAGCAAGTCATCAAAGATATCAAAGCAGTGCAATCCAACGTTCGAAAGTTTGCAGAGGCTCAGTTGAACTCAATCAAAGAGTTTGAGATCGAGATGGCTCCTGGTGTATTTCTGGGTCAGAAGAACAACCCTATTGACTCAGTTGGAGC ATATATCCCTGGAGGGCGGTACCCCTTGTTGGCCTCTGCGCACATGACCATTTTGACGGCCAAGGTTGCTGGCGTCAGAAATGTAGTAGCCTGTACGCCCCCCGCAGCGGGTGAGATTCCCCTGGCCACAGTTGCCGCCATGCATCTCGCAGGGGCAGATGAGATCTTCATCCTTGGTGGCATTCAAGCTGTCGCAGCAATGGCGATCGGCACGGAAACTGTCCCCAAGGTCGACTTCATCGCCGGACCAGGCAACGCTTTCGTTGCCGAGGCAAAGAGGCAGTTGTTTGGCCAGATTGGAATCGACCTCTTTGCCGGGCCAACTGAAGTTTTGATCGTGGCGGATGAAACAGCAGATCCGTACATGATCGCCACCGATCTGCTTTCTCAGGCTGAGCATGGACCAGACACACCTGCTGTCTTGATCTGTACCTCGGCTGAAGTTGCAGAGAGTGCCATAAAGTACTGCGATGATCAGCTGGCTTCTCTCAAGACAGCAGCTGTGGCTAGTGTCTCATGGCGTGACTACGGGGAGGTTATTCTCGCCGATACGGTTGACGAGGCCTATCAGATTGCCGACGAATTTGCTTCCGAACATGTACAAATTCTCACTGCGAACCCCAGAGAGGCGCTTATCAAGATGCAACACTACGGAGCATTATTTCTGGGCCCCATGACCTGCGTCTCTTTCGGTGACAAG TGTATTGGCACAAACCACGTTCTACCCACGAAGCACGCGGCAAGATATACTGGCGGTTTGTGGGTGGGAAAGTTCCTCCGCACTGTGACCTATCAGGAAGTCAAGTCTGCTCAGGCAAGCGGTGAGCTTGGTCAGCTCTGTGGGAGGGCTGCGCGGGTTGAACTCTTTGAGGGACACGCGAGGTCTGGAGATATTCGTGCACATCGATACATTGGGGACAAATTTGAGTGGATCAAGCCGTAG